A single region of the Polymorphum gilvum SL003B-26A1 genome encodes:
- a CDS encoding isobutyryl-CoA dehydrogenase yields the protein MEFSLSEEQRAFQQVAADFARDEMEPHAREWDEKSHFPVDTLRKAAALGFGGIYVRDDVGGSGLSRLDAALIFEELSKGCTSTAAYISIHNMAAWMIDTYGSDELRRKYLPDLCAMTTFASYCLTEPGSGSDAASLRTRAVADGDHYVLNGSKAFISGGGTSDVYVVMARTGGEGPKGISCLVVEKGTPGLSFGAQEVKLGWKSQPTAQVNFEDCRVPKANLVGTEGEGFRIAMAGLDGGRLNIGACSLGAAQTCLERAVAYMKERRQFGRALAEFQALQFRLADMATELEAARLLLHKAAVLVDAKAPEATRTAAMAKRLATDVGFTVVNEALQMHGGYGYLRDYPIERFLRDVRVHQILEGTNEIMRLIVARDLIGR from the coding sequence GTGGAGTTTTCGCTGAGCGAGGAACAGCGCGCCTTTCAACAGGTTGCGGCGGATTTCGCGCGCGACGAGATGGAACCCCATGCGCGCGAATGGGACGAGAAGAGTCACTTCCCCGTCGACACGCTGCGCAAGGCGGCTGCGCTCGGCTTCGGCGGCATCTACGTGCGCGACGACGTCGGCGGTTCGGGCCTGTCTCGACTGGACGCGGCTCTGATCTTCGAGGAACTGTCCAAGGGCTGCACGTCGACCGCCGCCTACATCTCGATCCACAACATGGCGGCGTGGATGATCGATACCTATGGCAGCGACGAGTTGCGGCGGAAATACCTGCCGGACCTTTGCGCCATGACGACCTTCGCCAGCTATTGCCTGACCGAACCGGGGTCGGGATCGGATGCGGCCTCCCTGCGCACCCGGGCGGTGGCCGACGGCGATCACTACGTCCTCAACGGCTCCAAGGCGTTCATCTCCGGCGGCGGCACCTCCGACGTCTATGTCGTCATGGCGCGCACCGGCGGCGAGGGCCCGAAGGGCATTTCCTGTCTGGTGGTGGAGAAGGGCACGCCGGGGCTTTCTTTCGGCGCCCAGGAAGTCAAGCTCGGCTGGAAGAGCCAGCCGACCGCGCAGGTCAATTTCGAGGATTGCCGCGTGCCCAAGGCCAATCTGGTCGGGACGGAAGGCGAGGGTTTCAGGATCGCCATGGCCGGCCTCGACGGTGGCCGGCTCAACATCGGCGCCTGCTCGCTTGGCGCCGCCCAGACCTGCCTCGAGCGCGCCGTCGCCTACATGAAGGAGCGCCGCCAGTTCGGTCGCGCGCTCGCCGAGTTCCAGGCGCTGCAGTTCCGCCTCGCCGACATGGCGACCGAACTGGAGGCCGCTCGCCTGCTGCTGCACAAGGCCGCCGTGCTTGTCGATGCGAAGGCGCCGGAGGCGACGCGCACCGCCGCCATGGCCAAGCGGCTGGCCACGGACGTCGGCTTCACGGTGGTCAACGAGGCCCTGCAGATGCATGGCGGCTACGGCTACCTGCGCGACTATCCGATCGAGCGTTTCCTGCGCGACGTGCGCGTGCACCAGATCCTGGAAGGCACCAACGAGATCATGCGCCTGATCGTCGCCCGCGACCTGATCGGCCGCTGA
- a CDS encoding enoyl-CoA hydratase/isomerase family protein has translation MTDEVLFEIRGRAGFITLNRSAALNALTLAMVRAMAERLDAWARDDSIAHVVVRGAGGKAFCAGGDIRRIYEMGKAGDPHQVDFFAEEYRLNAQIKAFSKPYVSLIDGIVMGGGVGISVHGSHRLGTERLTFAMPETGIGFFPDVGGTYVLPRMPRASGIWCALTAGRMKQADALWSGVLTHAVHAADLDAIETALAEAADVDAALAPFAADPGPAPILDTAEEMEAAFSRDSLAGILAALQASGSDFAVATLKTLAARSPTSVAIAFEQMRRGRNLDFAGCMRLEFRIVNRILREHDFYEGVRAVLIDKDNAPRWRPSSFDAVDSAALAAYFEEPACGDLVLAREGPP, from the coding sequence GTGACCGACGAGGTGCTTTTCGAGATTCGGGGCCGAGCCGGCTTCATCACCCTGAACCGGTCGGCGGCGCTCAACGCGCTGACGCTCGCCATGGTGCGGGCGATGGCCGAGCGGCTCGATGCCTGGGCCCGTGACGACAGCATCGCCCATGTCGTCGTGCGCGGCGCCGGCGGGAAGGCCTTCTGCGCCGGCGGCGACATCCGCAGGATCTACGAGATGGGCAAGGCTGGCGACCCGCACCAGGTCGACTTCTTCGCCGAGGAATATCGCCTCAACGCGCAGATCAAGGCGTTCTCCAAGCCCTATGTCTCCCTGATCGACGGCATCGTCATGGGCGGCGGCGTCGGCATCTCGGTGCACGGCAGCCACCGCCTTGGCACCGAGCGGCTGACCTTCGCCATGCCGGAGACCGGTATCGGCTTCTTCCCCGACGTCGGCGGCACCTACGTCCTGCCGCGCATGCCGCGCGCCAGCGGCATCTGGTGCGCGCTGACCGCCGGACGCATGAAGCAGGCCGACGCGCTGTGGTCCGGCGTGCTGACCCATGCGGTGCACGCGGCCGACCTCGACGCCATCGAGACGGCGCTCGCGGAGGCGGCGGACGTCGACGCGGCGCTCGCGCCCTTCGCCGCGGATCCCGGCCCGGCGCCGATCCTCGACACCGCGGAGGAGATGGAGGCGGCCTTTTCCCGCGACAGCCTCGCGGGCATCCTCGCTGCCCTGCAGGCCTCCGGCTCCGATTTCGCCGTGGCGACCCTGAAGACCTTGGCTGCCCGCTCGCCGACCAGCGTCGCCATCGCCTTCGAGCAGATGCGGCGCGGCCGGAATCTCGATTTCGCCGGCTGCATGAGGCTTGAGTTCCGGATCGTCAACCGCATCCTCAGGGAACACGACTTCTACGAGGGCGTCCGCGCGGTGCTGATTGACAAGGACAATGCTCCCCGCTGGCGGCCCTCGTCCTTCGACGCGGTGGACAGCGCGGCGCTCGCGGCGTATTTCGAGGAGCCCGCCTGCGGCGACCTCGTCCTTGCCCGAGAAGGCCCGCCATGA
- a CDS encoding DUF6163 family protein yields the protein MIVTFQDLIKNRPPWGGILIWYLRLIALLLLGGGIIHWARIVGFMPWRGVWFWDMPVEWQTATVFFAVLDLVAAIGLWLAVSWGTVMWLFRALSQIVMHTAFADVFGRRPYEISFYMITIAIYLLLLYLMERENRST from the coding sequence ATGATCGTCACCTTCCAGGACCTGATCAAGAACCGCCCGCCCTGGGGCGGCATTCTCATCTGGTACCTGCGCCTCATTGCGCTGCTGCTGCTCGGCGGCGGCATCATCCACTGGGCGCGCATCGTCGGCTTCATGCCCTGGCGCGGCGTTTGGTTCTGGGACATGCCGGTCGAATGGCAGACGGCGACAGTGTTCTTCGCCGTGCTCGACCTGGTCGCGGCGATCGGCCTGTGGCTGGCGGTGTCTTGGGGCACCGTCATGTGGCTGTTTCGTGCGCTCAGCCAGATCGTCATGCACACGGCCTTTGCCGACGTCTTCGGCCGCCGGCCCTACGAGATTTCGTTCTACATGATCACCATCGCGATCTATCTGCTGCTCCTCTACCTGATGGAGCGGGAGAACAGGTCGACCTGA
- the mmsB gene encoding 3-hydroxyisobutyrate dehydrogenase, whose product MASIGFVGLGNMGGPMAANLISAGHAVTGFDLSQAARDRLKEVGGTPADNVAEAVYRADVVVTMLPAGKHVRAVYTGPDGILENARPGTLLIDSSTIDVDSARAVAHAAAEAGMAMIDAPVSGGVGGATAGTLTFMVGGEAEAFERARPFLQAMGKTIVHAGGSGTGQAAKICNNMILGISMIAVSEAFVLAERLGLDAQKLFDISSTASGQCWSLTTYCPVPGPVPSSPANRDYQPGFAAQMMLKDLKLAQEAAQSSGASTPLGAQASTLYNLFCNAGNADVDFSGIVRFLRGQS is encoded by the coding sequence ATGGCGTCAATCGGATTTGTCGGTCTCGGCAACATGGGTGGGCCGATGGCGGCCAATCTGATCTCGGCGGGTCATGCCGTCACCGGCTTCGACCTGTCCCAGGCTGCGCGTGACCGTCTGAAGGAGGTCGGCGGCACGCCTGCCGACAACGTCGCCGAGGCGGTCTACAGGGCCGACGTGGTGGTGACCATGCTGCCCGCCGGCAAGCATGTGCGCGCCGTCTACACCGGACCCGACGGGATCCTGGAAAACGCCCGGCCGGGCACGCTGCTGATCGACAGTTCCACTATCGACGTCGACAGCGCCCGCGCGGTCGCCCACGCCGCCGCCGAAGCCGGCATGGCGATGATCGACGCGCCGGTGTCCGGCGGGGTGGGCGGTGCGACGGCCGGCACGCTCACCTTCATGGTCGGCGGCGAGGCCGAGGCCTTCGAGCGCGCCAGACCCTTCCTTCAGGCCATGGGCAAGACGATCGTCCATGCCGGCGGCTCGGGAACCGGCCAGGCCGCCAAGATCTGCAACAACATGATCCTCGGCATTTCGATGATCGCAGTCAGCGAGGCCTTCGTGCTGGCCGAGCGCCTCGGCCTCGACGCCCAGAAGCTGTTCGACATCTCGTCCACCGCCTCGGGCCAGTGCTGGTCGCTGACGACCTACTGTCCGGTGCCCGGTCCGGTGCCGAGCTCGCCGGCCAACCGCGACTACCAGCCCGGCTTCGCAGCGCAGATGATGTTGAAGGACCTGAAGCTCGCCCAGGAGGCGGCCCAGTCCAGCGGCGCCTCGACGCCGCTCGGCGCACAGGCGTCGACGCTCTACAACCTGTTCTGCAACGCCGGCAATGCGGATGTGGACTTCTCCGGGATCGTCCGCTTCCTGCGTGGTCAGTCGTAA
- the ldtR gene encoding transcriptional regulator LdtR yields the protein MITATRAVDVVVQAEEDADIKPLYLEALTLVERLHRRLLDVIKDEFDRMGRSDVNSVQALLLFNIGDAELTAGELRTRGYYLGSNVSYNLKKLVETGYIHHQRSRMDRRSVRVSLTAKGQEVARIVNDLYERHILSVEQVGEIGADDFAQLNKSLRRLERFWTDQILYRL from the coding sequence ATGATCACAGCAACCAGGGCTGTCGATGTAGTGGTTCAGGCCGAGGAGGACGCGGACATCAAGCCGTTGTACCTCGAAGCGCTGACTCTCGTCGAAAGACTCCACCGACGTCTGCTTGATGTTATCAAGGACGAGTTCGACCGCATGGGCCGGTCCGACGTGAACAGCGTGCAGGCCCTGCTGCTGTTCAACATCGGCGACGCCGAACTGACGGCTGGCGAGCTGCGTACCCGCGGCTACTATCTCGGCTCGAACGTCTCCTACAATCTCAAGAAGCTCGTCGAGACCGGCTATATCCATCACCAGCGCTCGCGCATGGACCGCCGTTCGGTGCGCGTCAGCCTGACGGCCAAGGGCCAGGAAGTCGCGCGCATCGTCAACGACCTCTACGAACGCCACATCCTGTCGGTCGAGCAGGTCGGCGAGATCGGCGCCGACGACTTCGCTCAGCTCAACAAGTCGCTGCGACGGCTGGAACGCTTCTGGACCGACCAGATCCTGTACCGGCTCTGA
- a CDS encoding L,D-transpeptidase family protein — protein MVLRNRVVREKSLTSAKAAVALALAGFGIGAGVQSVTASPLEALRQYNQRIEWEDRFDATMESLEAIKSSKPTLSPETADYLAAAINRYQFIVQQGGWGKVQSSRHGLRIGAQDASVVALRRRLIASGDLEQTAGLSDTFDSYVDAAVRRFQVRHGLIPDGVVGQTTVVALNVPAEVRLQQLETNLVRLRSMSGFLGDRYVMVNIPAAEIEAVENGRVRSRHTAVVGKIDRQTPILNSKIYELNFNPYWTVPVSIIRKDLIPKMKEDPEYLAKNKIRIFDWKNNELSWQQIDWNTDEATQYQFRQEPGDINSLGSVRINFHNQHQVYLHDTPSKSLFGSDYRFHSSGCVRVQNVRELVTWMLESTTPDWSRARVDETIRMGVREDVKLKTQVPLYMTYVTAWSTDEGIVHFRDDIYNRDGLYANEVADLLPAYR, from the coding sequence GTGGTTTTGCGCAATCGTGTCGTTCGAGAAAAGAGCCTGACTTCCGCGAAGGCGGCTGTGGCCCTGGCGCTCGCCGGGTTCGGAATCGGAGCCGGCGTCCAATCGGTGACGGCCTCGCCGCTCGAGGCCCTGCGCCAGTACAACCAGCGCATCGAATGGGAAGACCGTTTCGACGCCACGATGGAAAGCCTCGAAGCGATCAAGTCGTCCAAGCCGACCCTGTCGCCCGAGACCGCGGACTATCTCGCCGCGGCGATCAACCGCTACCAGTTCATCGTCCAGCAGGGCGGCTGGGGCAAGGTGCAGTCCAGCCGCCACGGCTTGCGCATCGGCGCCCAGGACGCGAGCGTCGTCGCTCTTCGCCGCCGCCTGATTGCCTCCGGCGATCTGGAGCAGACAGCCGGCCTGTCCGATACCTTCGATTCCTACGTTGATGCCGCCGTACGCCGCTTTCAGGTCCGTCACGGGCTGATCCCCGACGGCGTGGTGGGCCAGACCACGGTCGTTGCCCTCAACGTGCCGGCGGAGGTCCGCCTGCAGCAACTCGAGACCAACCTCGTCCGGTTGCGCTCCATGTCGGGCTTCCTCGGCGATCGTTATGTCATGGTCAATATCCCGGCGGCCGAGATCGAGGCGGTCGAGAACGGCCGCGTGCGCTCGCGCCACACCGCGGTGGTCGGCAAGATCGATCGCCAGACGCCGATCCTGAACAGCAAGATCTACGAGCTGAACTTCAATCCCTACTGGACCGTGCCGGTCTCCATCATCCGCAAGGACCTGATCCCGAAGATGAAGGAGGATCCGGAGTACCTGGCGAAGAACAAGATCCGCATCTTCGACTGGAAGAACAACGAGCTCAGCTGGCAGCAGATCGACTGGAACACCGACGAGGCGACCCAGTACCAGTTCCGTCAGGAGCCGGGCGACATCAATTCGCTGGGCAGCGTGCGCATCAACTTCCACAACCAGCACCAGGTCTACCTGCACGACACGCCGTCCAAGTCGCTGTTCGGCAGCGACTACCGGTTCCATTCGTCGGGCTGTGTGCGGGTGCAGAACGTGCGCGAACTCGTCACCTGGATGCTGGAATCGACCACGCCGGACTGGAGCCGGGCCCGCGTGGACGAGACCATCCGCATGGGTGTGCGCGAGGACGTCAAGCTGAAGACGCAGGTGCCGCTGTACATGACCTACGTGACCGCCTGGTCGACCGACGAGGGCATCGTCCACTTCCGCGACGACATCTACAACCGCGACGGCCTCTATGCCAACGAGGTCGCGGATCTGCTGCCGGCCTATCGCTGA
- a CDS encoding DUF6898 family protein, translating to MSGQGRPDGEVYLEFLPVGRQVKVTAIDAATGVEVSVMGPSSAAAADLKALALRKLNRRLADLGEP from the coding sequence ATGAGCGGGCAGGGGAGGCCGGACGGCGAGGTCTATCTGGAGTTCCTGCCGGTGGGCCGGCAGGTGAAGGTGACGGCCATCGATGCGGCGACCGGCGTCGAGGTCTCGGTGATGGGGCCGTCCAGCGCGGCAGCCGCCGATCTCAAGGCGCTGGCGCTGCGCAAGCTGAACCGCCGCCTGGCGGACCTTGGCGAGCCATGA
- the glyA gene encoding serine hydroxymethyltransferase: MTDISAGQSTFSGFFTRGLAEADPDVFDAIRKETGRQQHEIELIASENIVSKAVLEAQGSVLTNKYAEGYPGRRYYGGCQYVDIVENLAIERAKTLFGCAFANVQPNSGSQMNQAVFLALLQPGDTFMGLDLNSGGHLTHGSSVNMSGKWFNVVSYGVRKDDHLLDMDEIERLAHVHKPKLIIAGGTAYSRIWDWKRFREIADAVGAWLMVDMAHIAGLVAGGVHPSPIPHAHVVTTTTHKSLRGPRGGMILTNDEDLAKKVNSAVFPGLQGGPLMHVIAAKAVAFGEALQPAFKTYAADVVANAKALAQTLKEQGLDIVSGGTDNHLMLVDLRPKNATGKKAEAALGRANITCNKNGIPFDPEKPFVTSGVRLGTPAGTTRGFGLAEFREIGLLITEVLDGLKAANSEEGNAAVEAAVKAKVEALTARFPIYPA, from the coding sequence ATGACGGATATCTCGGCCGGCCAGTCGACCTTTTCCGGTTTCTTCACCCGCGGCCTCGCCGAGGCCGATCCGGACGTCTTCGACGCCATCCGGAAGGAAACCGGACGCCAGCAGCACGAGATCGAACTGATCGCGTCCGAAAACATCGTCTCCAAGGCGGTGCTTGAGGCGCAGGGCTCGGTCCTGACCAACAAGTATGCCGAAGGCTATCCCGGCCGGCGCTACTATGGCGGCTGCCAGTATGTCGACATCGTCGAGAATCTCGCCATCGAGCGGGCCAAGACGCTGTTCGGCTGCGCTTTCGCCAATGTCCAGCCAAACTCCGGCTCGCAGATGAACCAGGCGGTGTTCCTCGCCCTGCTGCAGCCGGGCGACACCTTCATGGGCCTCGATCTGAATTCCGGCGGTCACCTGACCCACGGTTCGTCGGTCAACATGTCCGGCAAGTGGTTCAACGTCGTCTCCTACGGCGTGCGCAAGGACGATCACCTGCTCGACATGGACGAGATCGAGCGTCTCGCCCATGTCCACAAGCCGAAGCTGATCATCGCCGGCGGCACGGCCTATTCGCGCATCTGGGACTGGAAAAGGTTCCGCGAGATCGCCGACGCGGTCGGCGCCTGGCTGATGGTCGACATGGCTCATATCGCCGGTCTCGTCGCCGGCGGCGTGCATCCCTCGCCGATCCCCCACGCCCACGTCGTGACCACGACGACACACAAGTCGCTCCGCGGCCCGCGCGGCGGCATGATCCTGACCAACGACGAGGACCTTGCCAAGAAGGTCAATTCGGCGGTGTTCCCCGGGCTGCAGGGCGGCCCGCTGATGCATGTCATCGCCGCAAAGGCGGTCGCTTTCGGCGAGGCGCTGCAGCCCGCCTTCAAGACCTATGCCGCTGATGTCGTCGCCAATGCCAAGGCGCTGGCCCAGACCCTGAAGGAGCAGGGGCTGGACATCGTCTCCGGCGGCACTGACAATCATCTCATGCTGGTCGACCTGCGTCCGAAGAACGCCACCGGCAAGAAGGCTGAGGCGGCGCTTGGTCGGGCCAATATCACCTGCAACAAGAATGGCATCCCGTTCGACCCGGAAAAGCCGTTCGTCACCTCCGGCGTCCGCCTCGGCACGCCGGCCGGCACCACGCGCGGCTTCGGTCTGGCCGAATTCCGCGAGATCGGCCTGCTGATCACCGAGGTGCTCGACGGCCTGAAGGCTGCCAACAGCGAGGAGGGCAACGCCGCGGTCGAAGCCGCCGTCAAGGCCAAGGTCGAGGCCTTGACCGCACGGTTCCCGATCTACCCGGCCTGA
- the nrdR gene encoding transcriptional regulator NrdR, translating to MRCPFCGGDETQVKDSRPTEDNTAIRRRRVCSTCGGRFTTFERVQLRELMVVKRSGRRVPFDRDKLIHSVQIAVRKRPVDPERIERMVSGIVRQLESSGEGEVTSETIGTHVMEGLKAIDDVAYVRFASVYKNFREAKDFEALLGELSGPADEALEET from the coding sequence ATGCGGTGCCCGTTCTGCGGCGGCGACGAGACCCAGGTCAAGGATTCGCGGCCTACGGAAGACAACACGGCGATCCGGCGCAGGCGGGTCTGTTCCACCTGCGGCGGTCGCTTCACGACCTTCGAGCGCGTGCAGCTGCGCGAGCTGATGGTCGTCAAGCGCTCCGGCCGGCGGGTGCCGTTCGACCGCGACAAGCTGATACACTCGGTCCAGATCGCGGTGCGCAAGCGTCCGGTCGACCCGGAGCGCATCGAACGCATGGTCAGCGGCATCGTCCGCCAGTTGGAAAGCTCCGGCGAGGGCGAGGTGACGTCGGAAACGATCGGCACTCATGTCATGGAAGGCCTGAAAGCCATCGACGACGTTGCCTATGTCCGCTTCGCCTCCGTCTACAAGAACTTCCGCGAGGCGAAGGACTTCGAGGCACTGCTCGGCGAACTGAGTGGCCCGGCCGACGAGGCGCTGGAGGAAACGTGA
- the ribD gene encoding bifunctional diaminohydroxyphosphoribosylaminopyrimidine deaminase/5-amino-6-(5-phosphoribosylamino)uracil reductase RibD, with product MTGAGSAEASGAAVAGVVCDIDRRYMAAAVALARRGLGRVWPNPSVGALIVADTGGAPVVVGRGVTSPPGGPHAEVNALRQAGDRARGATCYVTLEPCSHHGRTPPCSAALVSAGVRRVVIGIADPNRRVSGRGIGMLRDAGIAVTVGVEAVACRDLHLGHSLRVLAQRPAVTLKLALSADGFIGRLGAGQIAITGSLSKRFAHGIRARSDGILVGVGTVLADDPQLTCRLPGLEGRSPVRVVLDPNARLPLGSRLVRSAAEVPVWAVVANAADPDRLGALARAGVLIIRVPAGPEGIDPLVALTALSARGITRVMVEGGSRVAAAFLRADMVDEAWLVHGPASLGAGGVLPFGAEGADALAGTGRFHVVETGIWGEDHYVRYRRKEA from the coding sequence GTGACCGGCGCCGGCAGTGCGGAGGCATCCGGTGCGGCTGTGGCGGGCGTCGTCTGCGACATCGACCGCCGCTACATGGCCGCCGCCGTCGCGCTTGCGCGTCGCGGCCTCGGCCGGGTGTGGCCGAACCCCTCCGTCGGCGCGCTGATCGTCGCAGACACGGGCGGCGCGCCTGTCGTGGTCGGCCGCGGCGTGACCTCGCCTCCCGGCGGTCCGCATGCCGAGGTCAACGCCCTGCGTCAGGCCGGCGACAGGGCGCGCGGCGCGACCTGCTACGTGACGCTCGAACCCTGTTCCCACCACGGCCGCACGCCGCCGTGTTCGGCCGCGCTCGTGTCGGCGGGAGTCCGGAGGGTTGTGATAGGGATTGCGGACCCCAATAGGAGGGTTTCAGGACGCGGAATCGGCATGCTGAGGGACGCCGGAATCGCGGTGACGGTCGGCGTCGAGGCGGTCGCGTGCCGCGACCTGCACCTTGGCCACAGCCTGCGCGTTCTGGCCCAGCGACCGGCCGTCACGCTCAAGCTGGCGCTGTCGGCGGACGGCTTCATCGGTCGGCTCGGCGCGGGGCAGATCGCCATCACCGGCTCGCTTTCCAAGCGTTTCGCCCACGGCATCCGGGCACGGAGCGACGGCATCCTCGTCGGCGTCGGCACCGTCCTTGCCGACGATCCGCAACTGACCTGCCGGCTTCCCGGCCTTGAGGGCCGCTCGCCCGTGCGCGTCGTCCTCGATCCGAACGCGCGCCTGCCGCTCGGCAGCCGGCTGGTGCGCAGCGCCGCCGAGGTCCCCGTGTGGGCCGTCGTCGCCAACGCCGCCGACCCGGACCGGCTCGGCGCTCTCGCCCGTGCCGGCGTCCTCATTATCCGCGTTCCGGCCGGACCGGAGGGGATCGATCCGCTCGTCGCGCTGACCGCGCTGTCCGCCCGCGGCATCACCCGCGTGATGGTCGAAGGCGGCTCCCGGGTCGCCGCAGCGTTCCTGCGCGCCGACATGGTCGATGAGGCCTGGCTGGTCCATGGGCCGGCGTCGCTCGGCGCCGGCGGCGTCCTGCCGTTCGGCGCGGAGGGAGCCGACGCGTTGGCGGGCACAGGCCGGTTTCATGTGGTGGAGACCGGGATCTGGGGCGAGGACCATTATGTCCGCTACCGCCGAAAGGAGGCCTGA
- a CDS encoding riboflavin synthase, whose product MFTGIVTDVGTILRVESIPAGRRTRIATAYDPDTIDIGASIACGGPCHTVTAKGRTGGVNWFEVESGAETLRLTTVSDWTAGMRLNLERSLMLGAELGGHLVLGHVDGTATILERRDHPESVYFRFEAPAGLARFIARKGSVALDGTSLTVNEVEGDSFSVFLIPHTLQVTTWAERHAGDRVNLEVDMMARYAARLAEYHA is encoded by the coding sequence ATGTTCACCGGTATCGTCACCGACGTCGGAACGATCCTTCGCGTCGAGTCCATTCCGGCCGGGAGGCGCACGAGAATCGCAACGGCTTACGATCCCGACACGATCGACATCGGCGCCTCGATCGCCTGCGGCGGTCCCTGCCACACGGTGACCGCCAAGGGCCGCACCGGCGGCGTCAACTGGTTCGAGGTCGAATCGGGCGCCGAGACCTTGCGCCTGACCACGGTCAGCGACTGGACGGCGGGCATGCGGCTCAATCTGGAGCGGTCGCTGATGCTCGGCGCCGAACTGGGCGGGCATCTGGTGCTCGGCCATGTCGATGGTACGGCCACAATTCTGGAGCGGCGCGACCATCCGGAGTCGGTCTATTTCCGCTTCGAGGCCCCCGCCGGCCTCGCCCGGTTCATCGCCCGCAAGGGCTCGGTCGCTTTGGACGGCACCTCGCTGACGGTCAATGAGGTTGAGGGCGACAGCTTCTCGGTGTTCCTCATCCCCCATACGCTGCAAGTCACGACCTGGGCGGAACGGCACGCGGGCGACCGCGTGAACCTTGAAGTTGACATGATGGCGCGCTATGCTGCGCGCCTCGCCGAGTACCATGCCTGA
- the ribH gene encoding 6,7-dimethyl-8-ribityllumazine synthase gives MSSAPHVLIIEARFYADIADALFQGASRVLEDAGATYERLFVPGVLEIPAALSMVLTAMENEGVIYDGFVLLGCVIRGETSHYDIVANESARAVMNLVIDADLALGNGILTVENGDQAWARARPDQKDKGGFAAKAALDMIRLRERLGV, from the coding sequence ATGAGCTCCGCGCCGCACGTTCTGATCATCGAAGCCCGCTTCTACGCCGACATCGCCGACGCGCTGTTCCAGGGCGCGTCCCGTGTGCTGGAAGATGCCGGCGCCACCTACGAACGGCTGTTCGTGCCGGGAGTTCTGGAGATCCCGGCTGCGCTCTCGATGGTACTGACCGCCATGGAGAACGAGGGCGTGATCTATGACGGCTTCGTGTTGCTCGGCTGCGTGATCCGGGGCGAGACCTCGCACTACGACATCGTCGCCAACGAGTCGGCGCGCGCGGTGATGAACCTGGTGATCGATGCCGACCTCGCGCTCGGCAACGGCATTCTGACGGTCGAGAACGGCGACCAGGCCTGGGCCAGGGCCCGTCCCGACCAGAAGGACAAAGGCGGTTTTGCGGCCAAGGCGGCGCTCGACATGATCCGCCTGCGGGAAAGGCTTGGAGTCTGA
- the nusB gene encoding transcription antitermination factor NusB yields MTDKVAHEGGRDARPANKRGAARLGAVQALYQMDIGGASLTDVVNEFTAFRLGKELDGAQYREADELWFKDVVKGVVEEQRKLDPFIHTALVEDWPLRRIDSLLRAILRAGAYELLRRRDVPARVIISEYIDVAKAFYAEDEPRLVNGVLDRLAHELRTGEFAAKDGTGEG; encoded by the coding sequence ATGACCGACAAGGTCGCACATGAAGGGGGCCGAGACGCCCGTCCGGCGAACAAGCGCGGCGCGGCCCGGCTCGGCGCCGTCCAGGCGCTCTACCAGATGGACATAGGCGGTGCTTCGCTGACCGATGTCGTCAATGAATTCACAGCCTTCCGGCTCGGCAAGGAGCTCGACGGCGCGCAGTACCGCGAGGCCGACGAACTCTGGTTCAAGGACGTCGTCAAGGGTGTGGTGGAGGAACAGCGAAAGCTCGATCCGTTCATCCACACCGCACTGGTCGAGGACTGGCCGCTGCGGCGGATCGACAGCCTGCTGCGCGCGATCCTGCGTGCGGGCGCCTACGAGTTGCTGCGTCGACGCGACGTTCCGGCCCGCGTCATCATCTCCGAATACATCGACGTCGCAAAGGCCTTCTACGCCGAGGACGAACCGCGTCTGGTCAACGGTGTGCTCGACCGTCTCGCGCATGAATTGCGCACGGGCGAGTTCGCGGCCAAGGACGGTACCGGCGAGGGCTGA